The genomic stretch GGAAGAGGAGGACATGTTGGTGGACTGGTTCACTCTAATACATGAGAAACACATGCTTGTGCGCAGGGACGCAGAGCTGGTATACATGTAAGTGCACTGACCTGAAATGATATCAAAGCAAGACAGCTCCTTCATAACACCTTTATTATCTCTGCTTCTTTTATCATTCCCAACATATGGACGGTGTTGTAAATTAAATATTTATGGACCTGATGTATTTGTATGTGCACTCCAAGGGCCAAGCAACAGAATTtagaggagagacaggcagacgtGGAATATGAACTGAGATGTCTCAACAAAGTGGGTGAGTGGCCAGTCTTCACACGACCCTCCCTCCAGTATCTACTACTCCTCAGCAATTATCAGTCTGCTATTATTaattatgtgttatgtgttgttaTTTGACTAATCTAattgtttgtctctcctcatctcctcaatCATCATCCCCCCCCAGAGTGTGAGTGGAGTAAGGATGACCATTATAGGGACCAGCAGTTGATGGAGGAGCTTGTCACCAAGCTCATCAACAGCTTggatcaggacaggcaaaggtgcAGGAAACACTCATAGATGAATACCGACGGCCATTGATTCAGACAAATTTCATTAAGCAGATAATTGATGCTCTTGCTCATACCTACCAATGGTTTGTATTTTtcagggaagaagaagaagatgctCTGTTTTCCATGATCAAGAAGAAAGTGTTTATTTTGTTGTCTTTCCTGTTTTCTCATGTCTGTTCACACTCTCATTCCTATTCCCTCAATACTACACATCAGACtccttaatttctcagaatttGATTATGGTATCATTATTTCTCCCTCTTCAGATTTAAAAGAGTCTCGGAAAGACCTGAAGACGTTAAGAGCAAAGTTCAAGCCCATGAAGATGCTGAAGATCCTGAGTCATAAAGACTCTAAGAGCAAAGGCTCTCTAAAGAAGAAGAACTGAGTTGGACTCAGGCTCACCCTATAAGGAAGGAACAAATAGGTCTATATTTGTTAACAAATACACATTGAGCTACAATGTAATGTCTCATAATTGTATAAATGAATGAAGATTTACGGGTAAGAGATGAAGACTCTTGGACTGTGGATGAGAGTGGTTAAGAATTAAGAGAAGCCTCTGATGCAGAGTATATGGATTTTCTTCCCAAGTGAAAAAAATTATCCCCATTATACCTCCCCATTAC from Oncorhynchus tshawytscha isolate Ot180627B linkage group LG09, Otsh_v2.0, whole genome shotgun sequence encodes the following:
- the LOC112258771 gene encoding MICAL-like protein 1 isoform X1 produces the protein MSPEMQTDTYVSVEELQVELEELEKRMDRLELRGVEMERLLRDCQNGEYQEEEDMLVDWFTLIHEKHMLVRRDAELVYMAKQQNLEERQADVEYELRCLNKVECEWSKDDHYRDQQLMEELVTKLINSLDQDRQREEEEDALFSMIKKFKRVSERPEDVKSKVQAHEDAEDPES
- the LOC112258771 gene encoding MICAL-like protein 1 isoform X2; the encoded protein is MDRLELRGVEMERLLRDCQNGEYQEEEDMLVDWFTLIHEKHMLVRRDAELVYMAKQQNLEERQADVEYELRCLNKVECEWSKDDHYRDQQLMEELVTKLINSLDQDRQREEEEDALFSMIKKFKRVSERPEDVKSKVQAHEDAEDPES